The following are from one region of the Aspergillus luchuensis IFO 4308 DNA, chromosome 4, nearly complete sequence genome:
- a CDS encoding SNG1 family protein (COG:S;~EggNog:ENOG410PH34;~InterPro:IPR022703;~PFAM:PF12051;~TransMembrane:5 (i43-61o241-264i285-310o330-353i365-385o)), which produces MSSDKVQMAEAGDKAEAPPAAVSFFDPALKAARRSVFFQWGRTVLLLCVFILCILSLFWAVQFQAESRFPALTVWVVDFDGQLEPYRNETPIVGPAVTDVVNQILDSSSEHLGYTIKSPAEFNNDPWAVRQSVYDEHAYAAVIVNSNATALLRNAVTNGNSSYDPYGAAEFVMISARDPTTYYNYIIPFLSDLDLAVRSYFGPRWIQTVAQEGYNISKVPQAINPAIGFTSIDLRPFAPAVITPAVSIGLIYLIILAFFNTPFMMPIHIQFIKGNHPPLKIPQWLLWRILSNIGTYFCLSLFYSFVSLAFQIPFTNPSAPDTQSANNPNAYGHGSFVVYWMLNWVGMCALGFPCENMAMIIGLPWSALFLIFWVITNVATGFYALDLAPGFFRWGYAWPLHRSKLFPHLSQSTKLIYGSRRGTPHHSLRYAFSHRA; this is translated from the exons ATGAGCTCCGACAAAGTCCAGATGGCCGAGGCTGGCGACAAGGCTGAGGCTCCTCCTGCGGCCGTCTCTTTCTTTGATCCTGCACTTAAAGCTGCTCGTCGCAGCGTGTTCTTCCAGTGGGGCCGGACAG TTTTACTGCTCTGTGTCTTCATCCTTTGCATTCTATCCCTGTTCTGGGCCGTACAGTTTCAGGCGGAGTCCCGGTTTCCTGCTCTAACTGTTTGGGTCGTCGACTTTGATGGCCAGCTGGAGCCCTACCGAAATGAGACTCCGATTGTGGGCCCTGCCGTGACTGACGTCGTGAACCAGATACTTGACTCGAGCAGCGAGCATCTAGGTTACACGATCAAGTCTCCTGCAGAGTTCAATAATGACCCCTGGGCTGTGCGCCAGTCGGTGTACGACGAGCACGCTTATGCAGCTGTTATTGTCAACTCTAATGCCACTGCTCTTCTTCGCAACGCTGTCACTAACGGAAACTCGTCCTACGACCCCTACGGTGCGGCGGAGTTCGTCATGATCAGTGCACGCGATCCGACCACATATTACAACTACATCATCCCCTTTTTATCCGATCTAGACTTGGCCGTCCGGTCGTACTTCGGACCGCGCTGGATACAGACCGTCGCGCAGGAAGGGTACAACATCAGCAAAGTGCCACAGGCCATCAACCCGGCAATTGGATTCACCTCCATTGACCTTCGACCCTTCGCGCCCGCCGTCATCACTCCTGCCGTGAGCATCGGTCTCATCTATCTGATCATTCttgccttcttcaacaccccgTTCATGATGCCCATACACATCCAATTCATCAAGGGCAACCATCCTCCGCTGAAAATCCCACAGTGGCTCCTGTGGCGCATCCTGTCCAACATTGGCACATACTTCTGCCTATCGCTCTTCTACTCCTTCGTGTCACTGGCCTTCCAGATCCCATTTACCAATCCCTCCGCACCCGACACTCAGTccgccaacaaccccaaTGCCTACGGCCATGGGTCCTTTGTTGTTTACTGGATGCTGAATTGGGTGGGAATGTGCGCTCTCGGTTTCCCATGTGAGAACATGGCTATGATCATCGGTCTCCCTTGGAGTGCgctctttctcatcttctgggTGATCACCAATGTGGCCACTGGATTCTATGCTCTGGACCTGGCACCAGGTTTCTTCAGATGGGGTTACGCCTGGCCTCTTCACAGAAGTAAGTTGTTCCCTCATCTATCCCAGTCAACCAAGCTAATATATGGTAGTCGTCGAGGCACTCCGCACCATTCTCTTCGATACGCATTCTCGCATCGGGCTTGA
- a CDS encoding uncharacterized protein (COG:S;~EggNog:ENOG410PJX8;~InterPro:IPR036864,IPR007219,IPR001138;~PFAM:PF00172,PF04082;~go_function: GO:0000981 - DNA-binding transcription factor activity, RNA polymerase II-specific [Evidence IEA];~go_function: GO:0003677 - DNA binding [Evidence IEA];~go_function: GO:0008270 - zinc ion binding [Evidence IEA];~go_process: GO:0006351 - transcription, DNA-templated [Evidence IEA];~go_process: GO:0006355 - regulation of transcription, DNA-templated [Evidence IEA]) has protein sequence MSSPSPSSDQPQSRNRPGSACAECRRRKMRCDGKHPQCINCSNAGITCVFNPQPSRRGPKKGHLKTLQVRIANLENILFGQTQDPVSADTSTNGDVAAQPTVHGWNGEPQLNVLLNEFNAPAGAPSVGSVPVSDLLHAELDQLYFDRAHAFVPILNARRYLSWTRNSNKSVSRRCLQYAMWTITTSMSVQLEHLCEPLYQSVRQLLGYLQLVDGDSEVDQIEHVQALLILAVYEFTHHNFRRGWVSAGQGIRLVQLMDLHKLDLDKANNTGSHQASTLEDLVCAEEKRRVFWVAYILDRLISLRHESPLTFDERTIATRLPATEETFQTGQLSQMTGFLSKTIIEDRPLLKAELSEMVILASLCGKTVLHRQQAVAEQADCGISNSFWERHRWLDAVLIKKSRTISAVQPVTPTLPAEPVSLTPNLMIQSAILYHCMTLELLARATENSETLRQCRQRALLTVQEIIRLTEAVLQLSYFEISPFTPLPILLCAQVLMMYQETDASCVLQLQEVLGIVQNLANNNYLCREWVNQHSDLFDLEPDFVLAEAESHG, from the exons ATGTCCAGTCCATCGCCTTCCAGTGATCAACCTCAATCTCGCAATCGTCCTGGCTCTGCATGCGCGGAATGCCGTCGCCGAAAGATGCGTTGTGACGGGAAGCATCCTCAATGCATTAATTGTTCTAACGCGGGCATAACATGTGTCTTTAACCCGCAGCCTTCCCGCCGGGGTCCCAAGAAAGGCCATCTGAAAACCTTGCAGGTGCGCATCG CGAATCTCGAGAATATACTGTTTGGACAGACACAAGATCCCGTGTCCGCAGACACATCCACAAACGGTGATGTTGCTGCGCAACCCACAGTGCATGGCTGGAATGGGGAGCCCCAGTTAAATGTACTTCTCAACGAGTTCAACGCCCCAGCGGGGGCACCAAGCGTAGGGTCAGTGCCGGTTTCGGACTTATTACATGCCGAACT TGACCAGTTGTATTTTGATCGTGCACACGCTTTCGTTCCCATTCTCAACGCACGGCGCTACCTTTCCTGGACCCGGAATTCCAACAAGTCTGTATCGAGAAGATGCTTGCAGTACGCCATGTGGACGATAACTACATCCATGTCCGTCCAGCTGGAGCATCTATGCGAGCCCCTGTACCAGTCTGTTCGGCAGCTCCTAGGCTATCTACAACTAGTAGATGGTGATTCCGAGGTTGACCAGATAGAGCATGTTCAGGCTTTACTGATACTTGCTGTTTACGAATTCACTCACCATAACTTCCGTCGCGGGTGGGTGAGCGCCGGTCAGGGCATCCGACTTGTGCAGCTGATGGACCTGCACAAGCTTGATCTTGATAAGGCGAACAATACAGGATCTCACCAAGCGAGTACATTGGAGGATCTCGTCTgtgcggaggagaagcgtCGCGTCTTCTGGGTAGCGTACATTCTGGACCGACTTATCTCTTTGAGACATGAGAGCCCGTTGACCTTTGACGAGCGAACT ATTGCAACCCGACTGCCCGCCACAGAGGAGACGTTCCAGACAGGTCAATTAAGCCAGATGACTGGTTTCCTCTCGAAAACCATAATTGAAGATAGACCCCTACTCAAAGCAGAGCTTTCGGAAATGGTCATCCTAGCCTCACTTTGTGGGAAAACAGTATTGCACCGACAGCAGGCAGTCGCCGAGCAAGCTGACTGCGGCATATCCAACAGCTTCTGGGAGCGACATCGCTGGCTAGATGCTGTACTAATCAAGAAGAGTCGGACCATCTCGGCAGTCCAGCCAGTAACGCCCACTCTGCCAGCCGAACCGGTGTCTCTCACCCCCAATCTTATGATACAATCGGCTATTCTATACCACTGTATGACGCTGGAACTACTGGCTCGCGCGACTGAGAATAGCGAGACGCTGCGGCAATGTCGACAGCGGGCACTCCTGACTGTACAGGAGATTATCCGACTGACAGAGGCAGTGTTACAGCTGAGTTATTTCGAG ATTTCCCCGTTCACACCGCTTCCCATACTTCTCTGCGCCCAAGTGCTCATGATGTATCAAGAAACAGATGCCTCGTGcgtgctgcagctgcaggaagttTTAGGTATAGTGCAAAATTTGgcgaataataattatctttgcCGGGAGTGGGTTAATCAACACTCTGATCTGTTTGATCTCGAACCCGACTTTGTCCTTGCTGAGGCGGAGAGCCATGGTTAA
- a CDS encoding flavin-containing monooxygenase (COG:Q;~EggNog:ENOG410PFFP;~InterPro:IPR020946,IPR036188;~go_function: GO:0004499 - N,N-dimethylaniline monooxygenase activity [Evidence IEA];~go_function: GO:0050660 - flavin adenine dinucleotide binding [Evidence IEA];~go_function: GO:0050661 - NADP binding [Evidence IEA];~go_process: GO:0055114 - oxidation-reduction process [Evidence IEA]), whose protein sequence is MPEVWEDWSWSEVYPSGQELRRYFAHVDKKLHIKKDVDFQSKVVKAQFVREKSCWRTETEDGRVTESQFLLPCTGLASKSYTPTFPGMENFKGEIYHSEHWPEENVNSQGKKVAVIGTGSAGVQIIQEWAKEAGTLTVFQRTPNLALPMRQLQFPQHQEVIRSMYPHVFRDRGKTFAGYVAMQVPKRTFDVSPEEREAFYEYAWKKGGFHFIIGTYIDNLTDLQANRALYDFWAQMTRSRILDPRKRDLLAPLDPPHPIGAKRSSLELNYYEVFNQPNVHLVNVREDKIVEFRPHGIVTSSGAYHELDAVALATGFDGLTGSLTNLGLRNTEGISLKEEWKDGAKTYLGLTLSGYPNLFYMCGVHGPSALSNVPSTIEVQGQIIIDTIQRMRANRLASLEATSEAADSWTKWADEIANATLFTRADSWYMGANIPGKKRQMLNFCGGIPAYKQACTEALENWKGFKTVQMANL, encoded by the coding sequence ATGCCGGAGGTTTGGGAGGATTGGTCTTGGAGCGAAGTTTACCCCTCCGGCCAGGAGCTGCGTCGGTATTTTGCCCATGTCGATAAAAAGCTTCATATCAAGAAAGATGTGGACTTCCAGTCCAAGGTAGTGAAGGCACAGTTCGTCCGAGAAAAGAGCTGTTGGCGCACCGAAACGGAGGATGGTCGAGTCACCGAATCCCAATTTCTCCTACCATGTACAGGACTTGCATCGAAGAGCTACACGCCTACTTTTCCTGGGATGGAGAACTTCAAGGGCGAGATATATCACTCTGAACACTGGCCAGAGGAGAACGTTAATAGTCAAGGCAAGAAAGTGGCAGTGATAGGCACGGGCTCAGCAGGAGTTCAGATTATCCAAGAGTGGGCAAAAGAAGCAGGCACTTTGACGGTGTTTCAGAGAACACCCAACCTGGCTTTGCCCATGCGACAGCTTCAATTTCCCCAACACCAGGAGGTCATCAGGTCCATGTATCCGCACGTCTTTCGGGACCGTGGTAAGACCTTTGCGGGCTATGTAGCAATGCAAGTACCCAAACGGACATTTGACGTTTCACCCGAGGAGCGTGAGGCTTTTTATGAATATGCATGGAAAAAGGGCGGTTTTCATTTCATTATTGGAACATATATCGATAATTTGACCGACCTGCAAGCAAACCGTGCCTTGTACGACTTCTGGGCTCAAATGACGCGTTCGAGAATCCTCGACCCCAGAAAGCGGGACCTCCTGGCACCATTGGATCCACCACATCCTATTGGAGCGAAACGATCGTCACTGGAATTGAATTACTATGAAGTATTCAACCAGCCGAATGTCCACCTAGTCAATGTGCGCGAGGATAAGATTGTTGAATTCCGGCCCCACGGTATTGTCACGAGCAGTGGAGCCTACCATGAGCTTGACGCGGTCGCATTGGCAACTGGGTTTGATGGTTTGACAGGGAGCTTGACCAACTTAGGTCTTCGAAACACGGAGGGCATATCTCTGAaggaggaatggaaggatggcGCAAAAACATACCTGGGTCTGACGCTTAGCGGATACCCCAATCTGTTCTACATGTGCGGAGTGCATGGACCGAGCGCACTTAGCAATGTACCCTCAACTATTGAAGTACAGGGCCAGATTATCATCGATACAATCCAGAGAATGCGGGCCAATCGACTGGCATCTCTCGAGGCTACATCAGAGGCAGCAGACTCATGGACAAAATGGGCGGATGAAATCGCTAACGCGACACTGTTTACTCGGGCGGACTCTTGGTATATGGGCGCCAATATACCGGGGAAGAAGCGGCAGATGCTTAATTTTTGTGGTGGAATACCAGCATACAAACAGGCTTGTACAGAGGCTCTGGAGAATTGGAAGGGGTTCAAGACTGTACAGATGGCGAATCTCTGA
- a CDS encoding glycosyl hydrolase family 79 C-terminal domain-containing protein (CAZy:GH79;~COG:G;~EggNog:ENOG410PKWQ;~InterPro:IPR017853,IPR031728;~PFAM:PF16862), translating into MEIAGSYEGSVTIGLNRRLDNIDNTIAAAKVAKSEVATLYAIELGNEPNFFTSSDPIADGQSWTAAADAASQVLWQASVGSALDKTSFAQAGVFFGVGTFNVSNLAQKEEEADTTQYVRSFCHHYYPQSASTADLDELMSHTEIVEGVAEFQSQVVAAQELDKDFVMGETNSATGGGGGISPTFGAGLWILDYVMQATILGVKQLFFHQGTIGNCTYLMLLLMSGWRKLTHGTGPYCWWDESVNAPFYGAYTAALALSGASKAAQLDTGNSRFAAYAFYDSSDQPVRVLLYNSEYYTSGTRSSVSVTLSGIPSTSPSVSALRLTGDAATTTVGEGAITVGGQTFANATCELQGTKDMETTQATAGRATFTVQASEALLIYV; encoded by the exons ATGGAAATAGCTGGTTCTTATGAAGGATCAGTGACCATTG GGCTCAATAGACGGCTGGACAATATCGACAATACAATTGCCGCAGCAAAGGTCGCCAAATCAGAGGTTGCTACTCTTTATGCTATTGAGCTTGGAAACGAACCGAACT TCTTCACTTCAAGTGATCCAATCGCGGATGGCCAGTCATGGACGGCTGCAGCTGACGCAGCTTCGCAGGTCTTGTGGCAAGCATCTGTAGGCAGTGCTTTGGACAAAACGTCATTCGCCCAAGCtggtgtcttcttcggcgtgGGTACATTCAATGTGAGCAATTTAGCccagaaagaggaagaagccgatACCACCCAATACGTGCGCTCTTTCTGCCACCATTACTATCCGCAATCAGCATCTACCGCGGACCTAGATGAATTGATGAGCCATACCGAGATTGTGGAGGGAGTGGCAGAGTTCCAGAGCCAAGTAGTGGCTGCACAGGAGCTCGACAAAGATTTTGTCATGGGAGAAACAAACTCGG CGaccggtggaggtggtggtattAGCCCTACCTTCGGTGCCGGGCTTTGGATCCTGGACTACGTCATGCAAGCCACCATTCTAGGTGTTAAA CAATTATTCTTCCACCAAGGAACAATTGGCAACTGTACGTATCTCATGTTGTTGCTTATGTCTGGTTGGCGCAAGTTAACCCATGGTACAGGCCCGTATTGCTGGTGGGACGAATCGGTGAATGCGCCATTCTACGGCGCCTATACCGCCGCCCTTGCCCTCTCTGGTGCCTCCAAAGCCGCCCAGCTAGACACCGGGAATAGCCGGTTCGCAGCATACGCCTTCTACGATAGCAGTGACCAGCCCGTTCGTGTACTGCTGTACAACTCGGAGTATTATACCTCAGGGACACGGAGCAGCGTGAGCGTGACACTGAGTGGCATTCCCTCGACATCCCCTTCCGTATCCGCATTGCGATTAACTGGAGACGCCGCAACAACGACCGTCGGGGAGGGGGCGATCACCGTCGGAGGACAGACTTTTGCGAACGCGACATGCGAATTACAGGGCACAAAGGATATGGAGACGACGCAAGCAACAGCAGGACGGGCGACATTCACTGTCCAGGCATCTGAGGCGTTGCTTATTTATGTGTAA